From Paraburkholderia flava, a single genomic window includes:
- a CDS encoding flagellar brake protein, translating to MDTTQSTGQNEAISPPDAPLEHDDRDFGRRNPLEIGVQLRNLVNRGDFLTVQYKGGQLVTRILEVDVRSRTFTFDWGALQDANHTLLAAPRCQFRAAPEGVRIEFSTPAPRERNFEGLPAFEADFPDVLYHVQRREYFRVDAPVLDPYVCRGCLPDGDTFRFEVHDLSLGGVGVRTTDTRAAELPLGVTLPDVELSLGSLGTLSLDLQLVSHRAVALPNGMQRHQLGLRFLALPGSAENTLQRLITQLEMKRRSLVRA from the coding sequence ATGGATACTACCCAGTCGACCGGCCAGAACGAAGCCATCAGCCCACCGGACGCCCCGCTCGAACACGACGATCGCGATTTCGGCCGGCGCAATCCGCTGGAGATCGGCGTGCAGCTGCGCAATCTCGTGAATCGCGGCGACTTCCTGACGGTGCAGTACAAGGGCGGCCAGCTGGTCACGCGGATTCTCGAAGTCGACGTGCGCAGCCGCACCTTCACGTTCGACTGGGGCGCGCTGCAGGATGCGAACCACACGTTGCTCGCCGCGCCGCGCTGTCAGTTCCGCGCAGCGCCGGAAGGCGTGCGTATCGAGTTCTCGACGCCCGCGCCGCGCGAGCGCAATTTCGAAGGACTACCCGCATTCGAAGCCGACTTCCCGGACGTGCTCTATCACGTGCAGCGTCGCGAGTATTTCCGCGTCGATGCGCCGGTGCTCGATCCGTATGTCTGCCGTGGCTGTCTGCCGGACGGCGACACGTTCCGCTTCGAAGTGCACGACCTGTCGCTCGGCGGCGTGGGCGTGCGCACGACCGACACCCGCGCGGCCGAACTGCCGCTGGGCGTCACGCTGCCCGACGTCGAGTTGAGCCTGGGTTCGCTCGGCACGCTGTCGCTCGATCTGCAACTGGTGTCGCACCGCGCGGTCGCCTTGCCGAACGGCATGCAGCGCCATCAGCTCGGACTGCGCTTTCTCGCGCTGCCGGGCAGTGCAGAAAACACGCTGCAACGACTCATCACGCAGCTCGAAATGAAGCGCCGGTCGCTCGTACGCGCATAG
- the fliP gene encoding flagellar type III secretion system pore protein FliP (The bacterial flagellar biogenesis protein FliP forms a type III secretion system (T3SS)-type pore required for flagellar assembly.), translated as MRYAGRYALPLLMLALPALSFAQTAGLPAFNTSPGPNGGTTYSLSVQTMLLLTMLSFLPAMVLMMTSFTRIIIVLSLLRQALGTQSTPPNQVLVGLALFLTLFVMSPVLDKAYTDGYKPFSDGTITMDQAVSRGLAPFKTFMLKQTRETDLALFAKISHAPPMQGPEDVPLSLLVPAFVTSELKTGFQIGFTIFIPFLIIDMVVASVLMSMGMMMISPATISLPFKLMLFVLVDGWQLLLGSLAQSFT; from the coding sequence ATGCGCTACGCCGGACGCTACGCGCTGCCGCTGCTGATGCTGGCGCTACCCGCACTGTCGTTCGCACAGACCGCCGGCCTGCCCGCGTTCAACACGAGCCCCGGTCCGAACGGTGGTACGACCTATTCGCTGAGCGTGCAGACGATGCTGCTGCTCACGATGCTGTCGTTCCTGCCGGCGATGGTGCTAATGATGACAAGCTTCACGCGCATCATCATCGTGCTGTCGCTGCTGCGCCAGGCGCTCGGTACGCAGTCGACGCCGCCCAACCAGGTGCTCGTCGGTCTCGCGCTGTTCCTCACGCTGTTCGTGATGTCGCCGGTGCTCGACAAGGCGTACACCGACGGCTACAAGCCGTTCTCCGACGGCACGATCACGATGGACCAGGCCGTATCGCGCGGCCTCGCGCCGTTCAAGACGTTCATGCTGAAGCAGACCCGCGAGACCGATCTCGCGCTGTTCGCGAAGATTTCGCACGCGCCGCCGATGCAGGGTCCCGAGGACGTGCCGCTGTCGCTGCTAGTGCCGGCCTTCGTCACGAGCGAACTGAAGACCGGCTTCCAGATCGGCTTCACGATCTTCATTCCGTTCCTCATCATCGACATGGTGGTGGCCAGCGTGCTGATGTCGATGGGGATGATGATGATCTCGCCCGCGACCATTTCGCTGCCGTTCAAGCTGATGCTGTTCGTGCTCGTCGACGGCTGGCAGCTATTGCTCGGCTCGCTCGCGCAGAGCTTCACCTGA
- the flgK gene encoding flagellar hook-associated protein FlgK — translation MSSNLFNIGLSGLNAAQWGLSTTGQNISNATTPGYSVERPVYSEASGQYTGSGYMPGGVTTTTVQRQYSQYLTAQLNSAQSTGGSLNTYYTLIAQLNNLVGSPTAGISTAITSYFTGLQGVANSPADQAARQTAASNAQTLANQINAAGQQYDQLRASVNTQLSSTVSQVNSYTAQIAQLNAQITTASASGQPPNQLLDQRDLAVSNLSQLVGVQVVQNGSSESLFMSNGQPLVLADKSFNLGTATSPGDPTEQSVTYLGLAGATPAPAPQTLSDDSVSGGTLGGLLQFRSQTLDPAAAQLGAIATSFAAQVNAQNALGINLSGNAGGNLFSVGNPTIYANQKNTGGATLGATLTNAAQPPTSDYTLGFDGTNYTLTDNETSAVVGSGASLAALNTNLATNKVNLQFSVTGTMNAGDSFTVQPTRGALDNFASTDSTGGSIAAAGPVLASKGNTNSGAGSITQGTVGTGYSLPTGTTTLTYDNTTTPAQFTGFPPNSVVTIAGSPPTSITINAAGTTPVPYNPATGATLTINSATTPAPAGSMNAVTVTISGTPNNGDTFSIASNTGGGNDGRNALTMSNLVTAKALNGGSNTLTDAYANYVNTIGNQTNQVQTQNKAQASLVSQITSAQQSVSGVNTNEEAANLLQYQQLYQANSKVIQTASTLFQTLLGIFQ, via the coding sequence ATGTCCAGCAACCTCTTTAACATCGGCCTCAGCGGGCTCAACGCCGCGCAATGGGGACTGTCGACGACGGGACAGAACATCAGCAACGCGACGACGCCCGGTTATTCGGTCGAACGTCCCGTGTACTCGGAAGCGAGCGGTCAGTACACCGGCTCCGGCTATATGCCGGGCGGCGTGACGACGACGACCGTGCAGCGCCAGTACAGCCAGTATCTGACGGCCCAGCTGAACAGCGCGCAGTCGACGGGCGGCTCGCTCAATACGTACTACACGCTGATCGCACAGCTGAACAACCTGGTCGGTAGCCCGACCGCCGGCATCTCGACCGCGATCACGAGTTACTTCACCGGCCTGCAGGGCGTCGCGAACAGTCCCGCCGATCAGGCTGCGCGGCAGACCGCAGCCAGCAACGCGCAGACGCTCGCAAACCAGATCAACGCAGCCGGCCAGCAATACGACCAGCTGCGCGCGAGCGTCAACACGCAGCTGTCGAGCACCGTGTCGCAGGTCAACAGCTACACCGCGCAGATCGCACAATTGAATGCGCAGATCACGACCGCGAGCGCCTCCGGCCAGCCGCCAAACCAGTTGCTCGACCAGCGCGATCTCGCGGTGTCGAACCTGTCCCAGCTCGTCGGCGTGCAGGTCGTGCAGAACGGCAGCAGCGAGAGCCTGTTCATGAGCAACGGCCAGCCGCTCGTGCTCGCGGACAAGAGCTTCAATCTCGGCACGGCGACCTCGCCGGGCGACCCGACCGAACAATCGGTGACCTATCTCGGGCTCGCCGGCGCGACGCCCGCACCTGCACCGCAGACCCTGTCGGACGACAGCGTCTCGGGCGGCACACTCGGCGGCCTGCTGCAGTTCCGCAGCCAGACACTCGATCCGGCCGCCGCGCAGCTCGGTGCGATCGCGACCAGCTTCGCCGCGCAGGTGAACGCACAGAACGCGCTCGGTATCAATCTGTCGGGCAATGCCGGCGGCAATCTGTTCAGCGTCGGCAACCCGACGATCTACGCGAACCAGAAGAACACCGGCGGCGCGACGCTCGGTGCGACGCTGACGAACGCCGCGCAACCGCCGACGAGCGACTACACGCTGGGGTTCGACGGCACGAACTACACGCTGACCGACAACGAAACGTCTGCAGTGGTCGGCTCCGGAGCGAGCCTCGCCGCGTTGAACACCAATCTCGCGACGAACAAGGTCAATCTGCAGTTCTCGGTGACCGGCACGATGAACGCCGGCGATTCGTTCACCGTGCAGCCGACGCGCGGCGCGCTCGACAACTTCGCGTCTACCGACAGCACCGGCGGCTCGATTGCGGCGGCGGGCCCGGTGCTCGCGAGCAAGGGCAACACGAACAGCGGCGCGGGATCGATCACGCAGGGCACGGTCGGCACCGGTTATTCGCTGCCGACCGGCACGACGACGCTGACCTATGACAACACGACGACGCCCGCGCAGTTCACCGGCTTCCCGCCGAACTCGGTGGTGACGATCGCCGGTTCGCCGCCGACCAGCATCACGATCAACGCGGCGGGCACGACGCCCGTGCCATACAACCCGGCCACCGGCGCGACGCTGACGATCAACAGCGCGACGACGCCCGCGCCGGCCGGCTCGATGAATGCGGTGACGGTGACGATCAGCGGCACGCCGAACAACGGCGACACGTTCTCGATCGCCAGCAACACCGGCGGCGGCAACGACGGCCGCAACGCGCTCACGATGTCGAACCTCGTCACCGCGAAGGCGCTGAACGGCGGCTCGAACACGCTCACCGACGCGTACGCGAACTACGTGAACACGATCGGTAACCAGACGAACCAGGTGCAGACGCAGAACAAGGCGCAGGCCTCGCTCGTGTCGCAGATCACGTCCGCGCAGCAGTCCGTGTCGGGCGTCAATACCAACGAAGAAGCAGCGAACCTGCTGCAGTACCAGCAGCTGTATCAGGCGAACAGCAAAGTTATCCAGACCGCGTCGACGCTGTTCCAGACGCTGCTCGGCATTTTCCAGTGA
- the fliR gene encoding flagellar biosynthetic protein FliR — protein MFTVTYAQLNAWLTAFLWPFVRILALVATAPAFSETSVPVRAKVGIAAFVTLIVAPTLAPLPQVTVFSSAGVWIIVNQFLLGAALGFTMQIVFAAIQATGDMIGLGMGLGFATFFDPQVNGSNVVVSRYMNTIAMLAFIALDGHLQMLTALLTTFQTVPISANLLGPAGWRMLAGWGTTVFTAGLLLSLPVVAALLIANLSLGILNRAAPQIGVFQIGFPLTILVGMLLLQLMAPNMIPFFARLFDSGIDEMGRIALGLR, from the coding sequence ATGTTCACCGTCACCTACGCCCAGCTGAACGCATGGCTCACTGCGTTCCTGTGGCCGTTCGTGCGTATCCTCGCGCTGGTGGCGACCGCGCCCGCGTTCAGCGAGACGTCGGTGCCGGTGCGTGCGAAGGTCGGCATCGCGGCGTTCGTCACGCTGATCGTCGCGCCGACGCTGGCGCCGTTGCCGCAGGTCACGGTGTTTTCGTCGGCGGGCGTGTGGATCATCGTCAACCAGTTCCTGCTCGGCGCGGCGCTCGGCTTCACGATGCAGATCGTGTTCGCCGCGATCCAGGCGACCGGCGACATGATCGGCCTCGGCATGGGGCTCGGCTTCGCGACGTTCTTCGATCCGCAGGTCAACGGGTCGAACGTGGTCGTGTCGCGCTACATGAACACCATCGCGATGCTCGCGTTCATCGCGCTCGACGGTCACCTGCAGATGCTGACCGCGCTACTCACGACTTTTCAAACCGTGCCGATCTCGGCGAACCTGCTGGGACCGGCCGGCTGGCGGATGCTCGCGGGCTGGGGCACGACCGTGTTCACGGCGGGGTTGCTGCTGTCGCTGCCGGTAGTCGCCGCGCTGCTGATCGCGAATCTCTCGCTCGGCATCCTGAATCGCGCGGCGCCGCAGATCGGTGTGTTCCAGATCGGTTTTCCGCTGACGATCCTCGTCGGCATGCTGCTCCTGCAGTTGATGGCGCCCAATATGATTCCGTTTTTTGCGCGGCTGTTTGACAGCGGGATCGATGAGATGGGGCGGATTGCGTTGGGGCTCAGATAA
- the flgJ gene encoding flagellar assembly peptidoglycan hydrolase FlgJ, whose product MNNSDPSRTANDLTQRFALDVQGFDALREQAKASPQAGMKMAAQQFDAVFTQMMLKSMREATPSDGPFDSHDSATFTSMLDQQLSQQMSSKGIGVADAMLKQLMRNSGQGGDADSGNNAALNALAKAYGNNAANGALASGKGYSANSALTPPLRGDGTSQKVDAFVDKLAAPAQAASAATGIPARFIIGQAALESGWGKSEIKKTDGSSSHNVFGIKATKDWTGKTVSTLTTEYVNGKPQRVVEKFRAYDSYEAAMTDYASMLKANPRYAQVLNSSHDVAGFAHGMQRAGYATDPHYAKKLISIMQKMA is encoded by the coding sequence ATGAACAACTCGGATCCTTCCCGCACCGCCAACGACCTGACGCAGCGCTTCGCGCTCGACGTGCAGGGTTTCGACGCGCTGCGTGAGCAGGCCAAGGCATCGCCGCAGGCCGGTATGAAGATGGCCGCGCAGCAGTTCGACGCGGTGTTCACGCAGATGATGCTGAAGAGCATGCGTGAAGCGACGCCGTCCGACGGCCCGTTCGATTCGCACGACAGCGCGACGTTCACGTCGATGCTCGACCAGCAGCTGTCGCAGCAGATGTCGTCGAAGGGGATTGGCGTCGCGGACGCGATGCTGAAGCAGTTGATGCGCAATTCCGGTCAGGGCGGCGACGCGGACTCGGGTAACAACGCCGCGCTGAACGCGCTCGCGAAGGCGTACGGCAACAACGCCGCGAACGGCGCGCTCGCATCGGGCAAGGGCTACTCGGCGAACAGCGCATTGACGCCGCCGCTGCGTGGCGACGGCACGTCGCAGAAGGTCGATGCGTTCGTCGACAAGCTCGCCGCACCGGCGCAGGCCGCGAGCGCGGCGACCGGCATTCCGGCGCGCTTCATCATTGGCCAGGCCGCGCTCGAATCGGGCTGGGGCAAGAGTGAGATCAAGAAGACCGACGGCTCGTCGAGCCACAACGTGTTCGGCATCAAGGCGACCAAAGACTGGACCGGCAAGACCGTGTCCACGCTGACGACCGAGTACGTGAACGGCAAGCCGCAGCGCGTCGTCGAGAAGTTCCGCGCGTACGACTCGTACGAAGCCGCGATGACCGATTACGCGAGCATGCTGAAGGCGAATCCGCGTTACGCGCAGGTGCTCAATTCGTCGCACGACGTCGCCGGTTTCGCGCACGGCATGCAGCGCGCGGGCTACGCGACCGATCCGCACTACGCGAAGAAGCTGATTTCGATCATGCAGAAAATGGCCTGA
- the fliQ gene encoding flagellar biosynthesis protein FliQ: MTPETVTTLAHEAMYVALVLAAPPLLVGLVVGLVVSLFQAATQINESTLSFIPKLMAIAVTLVLIGPWMLTTMLDYMRHMLTSIPTLAN; this comes from the coding sequence ATGACGCCAGAAACAGTCACCACGCTCGCGCACGAAGCGATGTACGTCGCGCTCGTGCTGGCCGCGCCGCCGCTGCTCGTCGGGCTGGTGGTCGGTCTCGTCGTGAGCCTGTTCCAGGCCGCGACGCAGATCAACGAATCGACGCTGTCGTTCATCCCGAAGCTGATGGCGATCGCGGTCACGCTCGTACTGATCGGCCCGTGGATGCTGACCACGATGCTCGACTACATGCGCCATATGCTCACGAGCATTCCGACGCTCGCAAACTGA
- the flgL gene encoding flagellar hook-associated protein FlgL, which produces MRISTTQFFTMNVQQMNDQQSALAQLYQQLSSGVSLATPSDNPLGAAQAVQLSMQGATLSQYADNQTTAASSLQAEDSTLGSVSSVLTNINTLIVHAGDGSLGNSDRSAIATQLQGLRSQLMTLANSTDSQGNYLFSGFQTTAAPYSVDASGSVIYTGDSGDRTVQVSDTRNISTADNGASVFQSVATAGTSSVPSGSTSNTGTGVIGAVTTTNAASATNSHTFSISFSSGTTYTVTDQSTTPPTVSPPQTFAAGSAIALGGGQSVAITGAPAAGDSFTVQPASQAGTDVFATIDQLVAALQTPVTGTTSTATLANALTTGMAKLTNTRNNVVTVQASVGGREQEIAALQTVTQTNSLQTQSNLLDLTTVNLTSIVSQYTMEQNALQAAQEGFAKIQNLSLFNYLN; this is translated from the coding sequence ATGCGCATTTCGACGACGCAGTTTTTCACGATGAACGTTCAGCAGATGAACGATCAACAGAGCGCACTCGCGCAGTTGTACCAGCAGCTGTCGAGCGGCGTGAGCCTCGCGACGCCGTCGGACAATCCGCTCGGCGCCGCGCAGGCGGTGCAGCTCAGCATGCAGGGCGCGACGCTGTCGCAGTACGCCGACAACCAGACCACGGCCGCGTCGTCGCTGCAGGCCGAGGACTCGACGCTCGGCAGCGTGAGCAGCGTGCTGACCAACATCAACACGCTGATCGTGCATGCCGGCGACGGCTCGCTCGGCAACTCCGACCGCAGCGCGATCGCGACGCAGCTCCAGGGACTGCGCAGCCAGTTGATGACGCTCGCGAACTCGACCGATTCGCAGGGCAACTACCTGTTCTCCGGATTCCAGACCACGGCCGCGCCGTACAGCGTGGACGCGAGCGGCTCGGTGATCTACACCGGTGACAGCGGCGACCGCACCGTGCAGGTGTCGGACACGCGCAACATCTCGACGGCGGACAACGGCGCATCGGTGTTCCAGAGCGTCGCGACCGCCGGCACCAGCTCGGTTCCGTCGGGCAGCACGTCGAACACCGGCACCGGCGTGATCGGCGCGGTCACCACGACGAATGCCGCGAGCGCGACGAACTCGCACACGTTCTCGATTTCGTTTTCGAGCGGCACGACCTACACCGTGACCGACCAGTCGACGACCCCGCCGACCGTCAGCCCGCCGCAGACGTTCGCCGCAGGCTCGGCGATCGCGCTGGGCGGCGGTCAGTCGGTGGCGATCACCGGCGCGCCGGCGGCAGGCGATTCGTTCACGGTCCAGCCGGCCTCGCAGGCAGGCACCGACGTGTTCGCGACGATCGATCAGCTGGTTGCCGCGTTGCAAACGCCGGTGACCGGCACGACGTCGACCGCGACGCTCGCCAACGCGCTGACGACCGGCATGGCGAAGCTGACGAACACGCGTAACAACGTCGTGACCGTGCAGGCATCCGTTGGTGGCCGGGAGCAGGAAATCGCGGCACTGCAGACTGTCACGCAGACCAACTCGCTGCAGACGCAAAGCAATCTCCTGGATCTGACGACGGTCAACCTGACGAGCATCGTCAGCCAGTACACGATGGAACAGAACGCGTTGCAGGCGGCGCAGGAAGGGTTTGCGAAGATTCAGAATCTGTCGTTGTTTAATTATCTGAACTGA